The Microcoleus sp. AS-A8 genome segment CTCAGCCTGTTTTGGTCAGCCGTTCCTACCGTTATCTGCGACGATCTACGGTAAGATGTTGTATGAAAAGCTGGTTAAGTTCGATGCTACGGTGTACTTAGTCAATACCGGTTGGACAGGTGGCCCTTATGGCATCGGCTCACGCATCAAGCTGCCACTGACTCGCGCCATGATATCAGCCGCTCTCAGTGGCGAGTTGGAGCGCGTCGCCTTCCATCACCATCCGATCTTCAAAATCTTGGTACCCGAATCCGTTCCTGGGGTTGATCGTGACATTTTAGACCCTCAGAAGACTTGGAGCGATCCGGCGGCCTATGAGCAACAAGCCAAAGCTCTCGCCAAGCGGTTTGGGGAAAACTTTAAGCAGTTTCATCAGGCTCCCTTGGAGATTTTGCAAGCGGCTCCCGTGTGTTAATTACGGTTGAGTTTGAGATACAGGTTCTCAAATACTAAGTTTGATGTAGGGTGGGCAAAGCTCACCCTACAATGTGTTATGGAAGTTGTGAACAGAGTTTAATAAGCAGGGGAGCTGCAAACAGCAAAGCCGCATATAGCAATGTAATCGTTGCAAAGCGAATCTTTTGAGTGTTCATGATACTCTTCTCCTCTCACACCGGATCGTTTGAACTTGACGGGAAAATCCTACAGACGAAAGAAAATAAACTTCAGGGAGTTGGGTTACACGATTCGGTGATTTTGCACAACAACTTTTGTGATTGGCTTTGCTGATACTCTTGGCACAATTGCTCTCATCGGCGGTAAGTAGGTTGCTGGTAGAGCAAACGTCTTGCCGCGAGCGAGTCAAGCTTGAACACAATTCTTAAACACACATATGGGCTTAAAACTGGAAAAAGTGATTCCTTGGGGACGTTCCCTGAGCGAATATGTCAAAATGTTTCACCTAACGCCTCATGACCTCGATTTGAGAATTCTCGATTGTGCCGGTGGTCCTGCCAGCTTCAACAGCGAGATGAGTCATCAAGGATACTCAGTGATTTCATGTGACCCGATTTATCAGTTTTCTGCCGATGAAATTGCCCAGCGTATCCAAGAAACTTACCCAACCGTTATAGAGGGTGTTAAGGCTGCTCAGGAATACTACGTCTGGCAGGATATCCAATCACCCGAACAATTGGGGCAAATCCGCATGACGGCTATGCAATTATTTGTGGAAGATTTTCCCCTAGGAATTCAGCAAGGACGTTATGTGATGGGTGAACTGCCGAGGTTGCCCTTTGAGTGCGATCGCTTTGACTTAGCCTTGTGTAGCCATTTTCTATTTACTTATTCCGATTTAATCTCCCAAGAATTTCACCTTGCCTCAATTCAGGAACTGTGTCGCGTGGCGGCTGAAGTGCGAATTTTCCCCCTATTAAATATTTCTGGGGAACCTTCCTATTTGCTGCCATTGGTAATGAAAGAATTAACGGCACAGGGGTATAACTTGGAAATTAAACAGGTGCCTTATGAATTTCAGAAAGGAGGTAACCAGCTATTGCGAGTTTGGTAGCCTTTGGCAGTGTCCCAAAGGGGCAATCGCTGGCACGTTTAAAATTGGTTATTTATGATTGGCTTGCTTGTCCCAACAACAAATAACCAAGAATAGGAGATTTCTGATGTCCGATCTGGGGTTTACACACGTCGCGCTTCCTGTAACTCATGTGGATGCCAGCATCGCATTTTATTCAAAGTATGCACGAATGCAAGTGGTTCACCGCCGCACGGATCAAACCACTCAATCTGATGTTGTCTGGCTAGGCGACCTCACTCGCCCTTTTGTGATCGTGCTGATCCAAATGCCGACCGTAGAACATCCACTCTTACCCATCGCACATCTGGGTGTAGCGTGCGCGACTCGTGAGGAAGTTGATCACCTTTGTGAGCAGGCTCGGTTAGAGGGTGTTCTAGAAACAGGGCCGACGGAGGAGGGATACCCGGTGGGTTACTGGGCTTTTATCCGTGACCCGGACGGTCATACCCTGGAAATTTCCTATGGTCAGGAAGTGAGTTTTACCGTCAAGCAAGCCGCTGAAATGAAATCCAAGGAATAATTGAATTCAGGTGACGTGGCAATCCCCATTTAATGAGTGATTGCCCTAAACGGGCAGCGCCTGCCGTAGGATGCAAGAGAGGGCTGTAGGGCGATCGCCAGGGTGCTTAGGTGGGGACAAAGTCCATAACAGAGTATCCTGGAACAATTAGTCAATACATCAAACTGAAGGGCTGGCGCTCAATGGCAAATGCGGAACAGCTCGCATTGCTTAGGCAAGGGGTATATTTCTGGAATCGGCAGAAGCCAGAAAGTTGTCAGATGCCAATAGACCTCAGCGAGTCGGACTTAAAAGAAGCAAATCTTCGCGGAGCCTACTTCCAAGGCGCTAACCTGAGTCGAGCTAACCTGAGTCGAGCTAACCTGAGTCAAGCTAACCTGAGTCGAGCCAACCTGAGTGGCGCACGACTAGAGTGTGTGTCCTTGAGTCGAGCCAACTTGAATCAGGCAGACCTTGAGGGGGCGATTCTCTTCCAATCCAACCTCAGCCAAGCCAACTTAATCGGCGCTTCTCTTCAAGAAACTGACCTTCAAGTCACAACACTCTTTCAGGCTAACTTAACAGGAGCTTGCCTGCGAGGCACAATTTTTTGGCGATCGCATCTCATGAGAGCTGTTTTAAGGAGGGTAGATTTCCATGAAGCGATCCTTCAGGAAACAAGCCTTCGGCAAGCCGACCTGAGGGAAGCCGACTGCACTGGGGTATACTTCAACGAGGCTAGCCTCAGCGAGGCCAATCTTCGAGGAGCAAACCTTCAGAATGCTCTGGTCAAGAAAACCAGCTTTTGGCGCACCAACCTTCAACAAGCGTCCCTAAAAGGAGCTTACCTGAGAAGGATCGTCTTTAATCAGACCGACCTAAGCGGTGCTTCCTTTCAAGGCGCACAACTTCAAGGAGCTGTGTTTAGAGGAGCCAACCTCACAGGCGCTAACTTTGAGGGAGCCAACCTTGAGAGAGCTGTCTTTAGAGGGGCAAATCTTACAGGAACTAATCTCAAAGGAGCTTCTCTTCAATGGGCTATCTTCAGAGAAGCTAATATAGAACAAACTGAAGGATGGAATAGCAGCTTCAATCAGGAAGCCTTAATTCGTTAATATCACTCGCCGAACTTGCAATTTGTTCCTTTCGGTAGAAGTTGGAACAACAGAATTACGTTATTTTTTTATTAAGTATAATAGAACTTAATTTTAGGGTGTAACGAATCTTAGAAATCTAGTATTTCTATGAAGGCTTTAGGCAATTTAGGGACACTATCTAATAGTGAGTTATCAACTATCTCATGGGACAAACTCTAAATTTAAACTAAATCGGTAAAACTCACTTCAGCATTTAATTAAAATTTTAGTAATACACTTAATTACTCCCTATAGAGAACAACGCTGAAGTCTTGGTAAGCGATGAAAACACTATTTACGCTTTTTAGCAAAGAACGGAGCGAACTTCAGACAGAGATTGAGAGGGCAAGCAGCCCGGAGCAAGTCGTTAAGCTGGTTCAAAACCGAATTGATAATCTTGAGAAGAGTTACATTGGTGGACTGAGCGTGACTCAGGTACGTCTAGCATCCTTTTTTCTGGATACGTTACGGCAGACTATTGGTACGCTTACAGCGGCTAATGAAACAAAGCTTTTAGAGCCAAAGCCGCAGCAAATAGATAACCAAGCCACACGGCTGCCCTCTAACAGCTTAATCTTGAAAGTGCTACAGGCACTCATCGGCATCAGCATTTTAGGTTCATTATTTTCGTTAACTCAAGATACTCCAGGGGCTTGGATGGATATCTTGCTGATGACTGTGCTTGTAGGATTGGAAGTTGTACTCCAGATCGAGAAAGGTAAGCTGGAAAATCGTTCAGAGTCGACTCAGTCTGTAGAAGTGCCCCAGCCAATCGTGCAGGTTGATAGCCAAGTCCTTCTAGATAATCTGGCGGATGCGCTCAATACGATTGATTTGGCGGTTACTTCGGCTGAACCTGTAAAAAAACCGCTCGATGGCAGTGGAATTGAAGAGTTGCCAGAACTCTTGAATGTCGTTCAGCGGCTGATGGGTGCGTCATTTCTGGAGAAACCTCAGATGGCACTGGAACTGACAAAACTGCTGCCCCAGATTTTAATGGAGCAGGGGATTCGATCGCAACTTTATCGACCGGACGATGCTCAGAGTCATCGTGAGTATTTTGATTTTGAGCCAAATATCGATCGCTCCGCCAAAGATTACGTGACGATAACTCCCGCTTTAGTAAAGGGCGATCGCTTGCTCCGACGTGGGCGGGTGATTGAGCCAGCGTATTCTGAGCTTAGAGAGTAGCCCTTCGTAGTGGTGCTTTAGGGCTAAAGCGCTAATTACAAACTAAATCTTCCGTCAAAGTCTTCATTTAAAACGTGTTTCCCTTGTAAGCAAGGATTCGGGGAAAGGATGAATATGCAAGTTGAAGAAACAATTGGGTTCGATTTAGGACACGGTGAAACGGCTGTGGCTAAAGCCAGGATAGAGAGCATCGAACCCCCTGAGATGCTGGAAATTAATAATAAAAAAGTTCAAATTACCGCTCTAGGTTGGCATCCTGAACTCGGCTATCTGATTGGAGAACAAGCCTTAATCCAAGCTGGCGTTACTCAACTGCAAATTTCGTTTAAGAAAAAGCCAAATAACGACCTAAATTACAGAAAAACTATCCTGAATTTTTTGGAAGCCTATTACCGCCTTTTGAAAGACAGCAAACAGATTGAAGGTGGGACAACGAGTCAGTTTTTTGTTGGGTGTCCTTCAGGGTGGTCAGTGAGCGATCGCGAAGAATACCAAATGTTACTGAAAGAATCGGGTATTCCTTTATTGAGTGTTGTACCCGAATCACGAGCCGCTTTCATGCAAGCCAAGGAAGCCGGTAAGCTGGATTATGACAAACTCAAATCAGCCGTACTGATTGTTGATATTGGCTCTTCAACGACGGATTTTACCTTGGTTAAGAGTTTGCACGAGATACCCATCGATTTCGGAAGTAACGACCTAGGAGCATCCCTAATTGATAAGGCAATTTTTGCCCGAACTCTCGCCAACCACGAGGATAAAGCATTACTAGAACAAGTGTTTGAAGACTATCCCCATCACCAAGCGCGTTGTGAATTAGCCTGTCGCAAAGCGAAGGAAGATTACTTTTCTAACGAACAACTTTATAGCCATCCACAATCCTTTGCACGCGGCTTTGAGTCGATTAACGAACAGATTTACTTTATCCCTCAAGTGAGTCGTGTGATGGCACAGGAAATCTTGAACCAGCCTTTACCTGAACTGGAGGGCAACAGTTGGATTCAGTCCTTCCGCGAGGCGGTGAATGTGGCGAAAGAAAAGCTCGACCAACAAGGCATTGTGCCGAGGGTTGTGCTGATGACTGGGGGTGCATCTCGCATGAAGTTCACCCGTGAGATTTGCGAAGAGATTTTCCCAGAACCCGAAAGTCAAGTACGTCCTGATCCAGAACCGGAAAGGTGTATTGCACTGGGTTTAGCACGGGTTGGACGATGGGATTTGCGGGCGTCTGCCTTTAAAGCAGAAATTAATCAAGTCTTTGATTCCAAGAAACTAAAAGACCTGATTGAGAGACATATTCCAGAGTTAATTGAACTCCTGGTTAAGCCCCTCTCACAGGGACTGATTGACAAGGCTATTAAACCCGGTTTGAAAGATTGGCGAAACAACAAAATCCGGACTTTGGCTGACCTGGAAAACGTGATGAAAAAGCAGGCAGAGGCTTGGATTAAGAGCGATCGCACTCGGCAGCTTGTTAATAGTCAATGTGTGACTTGGTTTAACAGTAAAATTCAACCTGAATTGGCACAAGAAACTGACCCAATTTGTCGCAAGTATCAGATACCTAGAAGCAGTTTGAGGTTTGAGGAGGGGATTAACCCTGATGTGGTCAACCCGGAGTTGTCGATTGGAGACACTATTCTTGCTGATACCGTCTCGTTTATCGTCAATGTCGTGATTGGTGGGGGTACTGTCGGTAGTATCATCGCTTTGATATTAACCGGACATTTAACTTGGCCTATTGTGCTCGTGTATGGAGTTTCGGTGCTTGCGGCAGGTGTAGAGATAACTCGCAGCAAAACTCAAGACGCAATTAAGACAAAGGTGGATGTTCCTAGTTGGAGTCGTCCTATACTTTTGAATGATAGTAAGCTTGATTCGATTTGTGAGCAAATGAATCCTGAGTTAGAGCGGGTTTTTAGAGAACAACTGACGGCGAATCAGGAAGCGTTTGATGAACTGATTGGTAAGGTTGGGCAAGAGTTAAAGAATGCTCTCAATACTAAGGCGGAAGAAGCTGTAATTCTTATCCAGTAGGAGTAGCTATAGTTTGAGTTGATTTGTATAGGCTGTAGGGTTTTTGCAGTGTGAATATCCCAAAATTCCTAAGGCTTAGCAATGTAACGTTAACTTCATATAACGAACTGTAAATGTTCTCAAATTGGTATACCAGGGATGGAGTTTATATTTACAAAACTTCAAAAACTGTGTTTACTTTTTTTCATCTATTTCACAGCACATCCGACCTAAATAAATCACAAAATACTCACAATTGCCCTGTAAGTTGACTAGTAAAGCAAGAAGAAATCACTTATGCAGGGCTGGAGCGATGAATTCAAAACGTTTGCAAGGGTTAATTTGTTTTTTACAGGATGACTTGGCGATTCCATCGACTTCCATTGACTTGGCTGTACGCCATCTCCCCGATACTCTCAATCTCGTACCAATGATTCTTTGGCAGTACGGATTGGTAACACTCCACCAGTTAGATCAAATTTTCGATTGGTTGGAAACGGCTTAACGGCTTTTGTTCTTACCGTAACTGTAGAGAGAAAAAACGGTTGGACAATTTCAGTAACTGAAAGTGCCATTGCTTTGAAGCGATCGCGCAGTGCTGCTTTCACGGTTGGGAGGCGGGTTTGCCCCCCAAATAGCAAGACTTGATCAATGTCTGTTGGCTTCAGCCCTGCCTTTTCCAGGGTGGCATCGCAGATCGGTAAGGTGCGATGGATGAAGATATAGTTGCTAGCTTTTCAGGCAATAAACAGGAAGCCAAGCAGTACGACTTGAGATTTTTAGATTGTGCGATCGCATTGCTCTTAGATTTGACGGATGGAAGTTTGACTCATCCATCTAGAAGGCAAGTTGCTGTGCTCCCTCCTGAGACTGGGTTCGTTGCCTCTACAAGATCGGCGATCGCCTCATTCGCTAGAGTTGAGTAGCAAGGAATCAGCAAAGGAAAATAAGGTGAACCCATGATCCAAGCATTGCAACAGGCGATTACGTTTGACGAGTTTGTTGCGTGGCTACCAGAAACCTCTGAATGCCGCTATGAGTTACATCGTGGGGTAATTGTTGAGATGCCAAAACCGAGAGGTAAGCATTCAAAGGTGGCAGGCGATTTAGCTTACGATGTCGGCACTGCAATTCGTCAGGCGAACTTGCCCTATTTCATCCCTAAAGAATGCATTGTCCGTTCTATGGATGGTAATTCTGGATATGAACCGGATGTGATTGTCTTGGATGAATCGGCACTGATTGATGAACCCGATTGGGAAAGTGGTTCTATCATCACCCTGGGCAAATCAATCAAGATCATTGTGGAAGTCGTTTCAAGCAATTGACGGGATGATTACTTCACTAACATGGGAGAGTACGAAGCATTGGGCATCCAGGAATATTGGATTGTGGATTATGCCGCATTGGGTGGGCGACGCTTCATTGGTAATCCCAAACAATCCACTTTCACTGTCTGTCAATTGGTGGATGGGGAATACGAGTTGCAGCCATTTAGAGCAGGCGATCGCCTGCTCTCACCCACTTTCCCCAACCTGGCGTTGACGGTAGATCAGGTTTTTGCGGCAGGGCAGTAGAGAGCGATCGCACTTGAGATTTTTAGATTGTGCGATCGCTAGTCGCCACCAACACGATTCAGGACGCAACACAAATTTGCTGGGGCTTGCGTCTTTTCGAGTGATTTCCAACGTTGGAGTTCTGCATAGCGAGTTAGATTGCCTTTGCCCTCACGTTTGGTCAGCCGATTGATCTTTCAGTTTGGTAAAGTAAAATTTTCAGGTTATATTCCATGAAGCTGTGTGATTGGTTTCAATATTCGGACAGGGAAAAACCTCCTTACAATCCCACCACTGGCACCACAATCACCATCGAAAGATTTTGGCGAGATGAATCAAGTGAAATTGACTCCCCGGACTGGCGATGTGAAGAATGGCTGATTCGCTCTGCTCTTGTTCCAGTCGATCAGTTGAACACGGCTGCCGCTGAGATTGCATCACCTCATTATCTAACCTTTGAAATGGGCTGGAACTCTGAGGATCAATTTAGCTTTGGGGACTATTCCCAATATGGAGATATTCAACTATATGCTTTAGCTCGATTAGTTAAGCATCCAGTTAGTCAGGATTTCTCTGTTGAGTTAAGTCATGAGTTTATCACTTATCATGCTTTGCAAAAAAGAAACCAGTTTCAGCACTACCATCCAATAGATAATATTCTAGTTGCTGAGACTAACCTGGATTCTCATGAAATTTACGATCCTACAGCTAGGGTAATCATTCATCGTGACTATTTACGTGACTTCTTATCAGCCTTGGGTATGGGATTACTAATTTCTGTAACTGCCGATCGCTTTGCAAATGCAGCAAGAGAAGAGGATCTTGAGTTTGAGCCAATTGAAGACAAGCAAATTGATAAGCTTACTTGGATTTCAACAAATATACATACTCCTGAGTTCACTCATCATAGTTTTTATCGCGGACGCTCTATTTTGCGTCGTAATTTTATAATCGAACCTTATGATAGACCGAATTTTGAGCGTAGTCCTTGGTATTATTTTGGAGAACAACCGATACAAGAATCAGAGTTACCAAGCTTTATAGTGAATGATGAGGGGAAAAGACGCGCTTTGCCAAAAGATACTTATCTGGGAAATTATATTAGCAGCGGGATTGGCAAGTTTGGGTATTTATATTTCCGTCCGGAAGTTCTGCAAAAGTATCTGCAAGTTCCTGGATACAGCGTATTTTTTCATATGCGAAACTGGGGAGTAGCTTCCTTACCTGGTGATAGAGATACGATTGATGTAGGGATTAATTCCCAGGAGTTAGTTAATGCTTTTGCTCCCGATATAGCTAATCTGACTCTTGCGGAACAAGCCTATTGGGCATCATTTTCTTCGCTTCCGAGTGGTGAGATTTGTGAAGAGATGTTCCAAACAAGAATGCAACAGAATCCCCCTCACTCACCCGGAGTAGTCGATTTAATTCGAGATGCTCGATCTAAACTTAACGCTAGTTTTCAACATCAAGTCTCTGCCGATTTATTTAGTGAGGCAGAGCTAAGTAAGCAAGATCTACGTAGACTAAGCGTAGGGCCAGTAAGTAACCAATTCTCAGAGGTTCTTGAACTTGCAAAAGTTCTCTATGGGTGGGTTGTTGAAACAATGCAGTTTGCTCCACTTCGTGATACCTTGATTAGTCTGGGGGGAGTAGTAGACAAAAAGCTAGGGCAGATAAAGCTTTTAGAGAAGATTTTGATAACTAAGGGATTAGAAGAGGCACAAGCTCGATCAATGACGGCTCCTATTGTTGGTTTATATGAACTCCGCATAGGTTCAGCACACATCGGTAATCCTGAACTGGAACCTATTTTTCAATTAATGGGAGCGTCAACAATTCCCGAAACGCCAAGAGCCGGATGGACTTTGTGTGTTGATGCTGTTGCAAATTGTTTATGTTCAATTGCTGGTACTCTGGAAACTTAATTGGACTTTCGGCAAATAGAAAGCTGTTCGCGAGGGTTAATAGCTGTAACAACTCAAGCCGCAAGGCGTCCCTACCCACCAGTTAGTCTTGCTAGAGTCACCCCTACTAATCGCGATCGCAAATCTTGTAGGTTGGGTTTCCTTGGTTAACCCAACATCTGCAATAGCATCTTGGTAGGGGCAAGGCATACCTTACCCCTACATGTAGCAGATAGCGCTAAATAGTACATTCGTACTATTTATTCAACAGTCACCGATTTTGCCAGGTTACGGGGCTGGTCAACATCCAATCCGCGCCGTGCAGCAATGTGATAAGCCAACAGTTGCAACGGAATCACCGTGAGAATAGGTGAGAGCAACTCTTCCACCACTGGCACCGGTAACAAATCATCAAACGTCTCCGCCGCTTCATGCTCATTCATCGGCGTCACCCCAATCAGTCGGGCATCACGCGCTTTTGCTTCTTGGGCATTGGAGAGCACTTTCTCGTAGACTGTACCGGGCATAGCGATCGCAACAACCGGTACCTTCGCATCCAACAGTGCGATCGGGCCGTGCTTCATCTCCCCAGCAGGATACCCCTCCGCGTGAATATAGCTAATTTCCTTCAATTTCAGCGCCCCTTCCAGGGCAATGGGGAAATTAATTCCGCGTCCCAAAAAGATAAAATCTTGCGTCTCTGCAAAGTTGTGTGCCAATTCCTCGATATAACGTTCCTGACTCTCCAGAATTAACTCAATCTGCGCTGGCAATTGCCGCAAACCCACTAAAATTTCCTCCATGCGAGTAGCGGTTAAGGTTTGACGCCGCCATGCCAAATCCAACGCCAAACCGTAAAACGCCATAAGCTGGCTGACAAAAGTTTTAGTGGCGGCAACACCAATTTCGATGCCTGCATGGGTGTCGATCATCTGATCGACGAGATGTCCAAGAGAACTTTCCGGGCGATTGGTAATCCCCAACAGTCGCGGTTCATACTTGGGGAGTTGACCAAAACGACGGCGTTTTTCCATCTCCAGCGCTGCTAGGGTATCCGCTGTCTCCCCTGACTGGGTGACGCCAATTGTCAGGGTGTTGGCGGTTAGCGGTGCAGGTGCGTAGCGAAACTCAGAGGCATACTGCACCATTGTCGGAATCCCAGCTAACTGTTCGAGCAAGTATTTCCCAACTAAACCGGCGTGCCAACTGGTGCCACAGGCGAGGATTTGAATTTGTTCTAAATCAGCGTACAGTTCCGGCGATGCGCCCAAATTAATCGGGGATTGAGTGACATCGGCTGGATTCCAACTAGCGTCTAGATAAGCTTCTAGACAATTTCGCACCACTCCAGGTTGCTCATAAATTTCCTTGAGCATAAAGTGCCGGAAGCCCTGTTTTTCCACCAAAACAGGATTCCAGTTGAGGGTGCGGGGATATTTTTTTAAGCGTTCCCCTGCAAAGTTGTAAACTTCAACACCTAGAGGAGTCAGTCGTGCCAGTTCCCCATTGTCCAGCGTCAGCACAGCGTTAGTATGAGGCACCAAGGCGGGTGTATCAGAGGCACAGAAAAACTCCCCCTGACCAAAGCCAATAGCTAAAGGCGCTTGTTGACGTGCGACGATCAGTTCATCGGGATAGTCAGCGGAAATCACCGCGATCGCAAATGCCCCTTTGAGTTTGTTCACCGTGCCGCGTACCGCCTCTAGCAAGGAATTAGCCTGTTGCGAATTAGCAAGTTGCTCCTGCCTGAGAAACTCAGCAATTAAGTGGGGAATCACCTCGGTATCTGTATCTGAGCGAAACTCATGCCCTCGCTCCTTTAATTCTTCCCGTAACTCCCGATAATTTTCAATAATCCCATTTTGCACAACCGCCACCCTCATGGCACTATCCATGTGAGGATGAGCGTTATATTCCTCTGGCTTGCCGTGAGTCGCCCAGCGAGTATGCCCAATGCCGAGTTTAGCCGGGTTGACTTCCCGTTCTAGCTTCTCGCGAAGGTTGTAGAGTTTCCCCTTTGCCCGAACACAGTGAATCTCACCTTCCAAAACTGTGGCAATACCTGCTGAATCGTAGCCCCGGTACTCCAGCTTCTCTAATCCAGCTAGCAAAATGTCCGTAGCCGTTTGGGTGCCAATATAGCCAACGATTCCACACATCTACGCTGTCACTCCTGGTTCACAACCCTGTTTTCAAACTACTTGGCTCTTACTAACACGTCAAGGAGCTTTGCCTTGTACTGAGACAATGGTACTCATTTCGTTAAAAAAAGAGGAAACCTCATGGCTCCCTCCATAATTTAAATCCAAATGCTTCTTAAGGATGATTCCTATAGGAATGCCACAACCGCAATGATTGAGTAATTTTGACTCACTCTTTAGTAAGACAAGCCCATACTGCGAGTGGTTTCTGCCCCCAGGTAAACCCGGATGCTTAGAAAGTCAGTAGGACAGGCTGTTTCACAGCGCTTACAACCTACACAATCTTCTGTGCGGGGAGAAGAAGCAATTTGAGCGGCTTTACAGCCGTCCCAGGGAACCATCTCCAGAACGTCTGTTGGACAAGCGCGAACGCATTGCGTGCAACCAATGCAAGTATCGTAAATCTTGACGGTATGAGACATTGAATAACAGCTCCAAACGAGAGTTCTCCACTCAGTATTGAGTAAGACTCAGGATCAAGGGTTAGTTTACCGCAGGGCTTTCATCTCCTTAGACAAGAGGTTACAGAACTTCAAATTCCTTGACAAAATTTTTGAGGGTGGGAGGAGAGT includes the following:
- a CDS encoding SAM-dependent methyltransferase — its product is MGLKLEKVIPWGRSLSEYVKMFHLTPHDLDLRILDCAGGPASFNSEMSHQGYSVISCDPIYQFSADEIAQRIQETYPTVIEGVKAAQEYYVWQDIQSPEQLGQIRMTAMQLFVEDFPLGIQQGRYVMGELPRLPFECDRFDLALCSHFLFTYSDLISQEFHLASIQELCRVAAEVRIFPLLNISGEPSYLLPLVMKELTAQGYNLEIKQVPYEFQKGGNQLLRVW
- a CDS encoding VOC family protein; protein product: MSDLGFTHVALPVTHVDASIAFYSKYARMQVVHRRTDQTTQSDVVWLGDLTRPFVIVLIQMPTVEHPLLPIAHLGVACATREEVDHLCEQARLEGVLETGPTEEGYPVGYWAFIRDPDGHTLEISYGQEVSFTVKQAAEMKSKE
- a CDS encoding pentapeptide repeat-containing protein, with amino-acid sequence MANAEQLALLRQGVYFWNRQKPESCQMPIDLSESDLKEANLRGAYFQGANLSRANLSRANLSQANLSRANLSGARLECVSLSRANLNQADLEGAILFQSNLSQANLIGASLQETDLQVTTLFQANLTGACLRGTIFWRSHLMRAVLRRVDFHEAILQETSLRQADLREADCTGVYFNEASLSEANLRGANLQNALVKKTSFWRTNLQQASLKGAYLRRIVFNQTDLSGASFQGAQLQGAVFRGANLTGANFEGANLERAVFRGANLTGTNLKGASLQWAIFREANIEQTEGWNSSFNQEALIR
- a CDS encoding DUF2949 domain-containing protein; its protein translation is MNSKRLQGLICFLQDDLAIPSTSIDLAVRHLPDTLNLVPMILWQYGLVTLHQLDQIFDWLETA
- the glmS gene encoding glutamine--fructose-6-phosphate transaminase (isomerizing), which translates into the protein MCGIVGYIGTQTATDILLAGLEKLEYRGYDSAGIATVLEGEIHCVRAKGKLYNLREKLEREVNPAKLGIGHTRWATHGKPEEYNAHPHMDSAMRVAVVQNGIIENYRELREELKERGHEFRSDTDTEVIPHLIAEFLRQEQLANSQQANSLLEAVRGTVNKLKGAFAIAVISADYPDELIVARQQAPLAIGFGQGEFFCASDTPALVPHTNAVLTLDNGELARLTPLGVEVYNFAGERLKKYPRTLNWNPVLVEKQGFRHFMLKEIYEQPGVVRNCLEAYLDASWNPADVTQSPINLGASPELYADLEQIQILACGTSWHAGLVGKYLLEQLAGIPTMVQYASEFRYAPAPLTANTLTIGVTQSGETADTLAALEMEKRRRFGQLPKYEPRLLGITNRPESSLGHLVDQMIDTHAGIEIGVAATKTFVSQLMAFYGLALDLAWRRQTLTATRMEEILVGLRQLPAQIELILESQERYIEELAHNFAETQDFIFLGRGINFPIALEGALKLKEISYIHAEGYPAGEMKHGPIALLDAKVPVVAIAMPGTVYEKVLSNAQEAKARDARLIGVTPMNEHEAAETFDDLLPVPVVEELLSPILTVIPLQLLAYHIAARRGLDVDQPRNLAKSVTVE
- the psaC gene encoding photosystem I iron-sulfur center protein PsaC, encoding MSHTVKIYDTCIGCTQCVRACPTDVLEMVPWDGCKAAQIASSPRTEDCVGCKRCETACPTDFLSIRVYLGAETTRSMGLSY